The following are from one region of the Planctomycetota bacterium genome:
- a CDS encoding O-acetyl-ADP-ribose deacetylase codes for MTQRQIGQTLLRLVQGDLTMQDVDAIVNAANPSLMGGGGVDGAIHRAGGPAIKDECRAIISRIGRLATGKAVITSAGRMPARHVVHTVGPVWHGGTANEDELLADAYRNSLQVAADNGCRTLAFPSISTGAYGFPTDRAARIALQTMADAIPHHRFDEVRVVLFLPGDLEIYAAALSQIP; via the coding sequence ATGACCCAACGCCAGATAGGCCAGACACTTCTGCGACTCGTCCAGGGCGACCTCACGATGCAGGATGTGGATGCCATCGTGAACGCCGCCAACCCCTCGCTGATGGGGGGCGGCGGGGTGGATGGCGCCATCCACAGGGCCGGCGGCCCAGCCATCAAGGACGAGTGCCGCGCCATCATCTCGCGCATCGGCCGCCTCGCCACCGGCAAGGCCGTGATCACCTCGGCAGGCCGCATGCCCGCCAGGCATGTCGTTCACACCGTCGGCCCCGTGTGGCACGGCGGCACCGCGAACGAGGATGAACTGCTGGCCGATGCCTACCGCAACAGCCTCCAGGTCGCCGCCGACAACGGCTGCCGCACCCTGGCCTTCCCGAGCATCAGCACGGGCGCCTACGGCTTCCCCACCGACCGCGCGGCACGGATCGCCCTGCAAACCATGGCCGACGCAATCCCCCACCATCGGTTCGATGAGGTGCGTGTCGTGCTCTTCCTGCCGGGCGACCTCGAGATCTACGCTGCCGCCCTCTCCCAGATCCCTTGA
- a CDS encoding division/cell wall cluster transcriptional repressor MraZ → MRFFGQFAQRLDAERRVMLPKAFRAAIGESDLERGLMLARGLDGCIWLFTMGAWEAAVAELGQRVFASTEARMLERLFLGGAVAVSVDRLGRIPLPEGLCARAGITGEVLLIGAATRVEIWDPARWRALENEALGRYEELAERLA, encoded by the coding sequence GTGCGGTTCTTTGGACAGTTTGCCCAGCGCCTCGATGCCGAGCGTAGGGTGATGCTGCCCAAGGCGTTCCGCGCGGCCATCGGGGAATCCGACCTGGAGAGGGGCCTGATGCTGGCGCGGGGCCTCGATGGCTGCATCTGGCTCTTCACGATGGGCGCCTGGGAGGCGGCCGTGGCGGAGCTGGGCCAGCGCGTCTTCGCCAGCACCGAGGCGCGGATGCTCGAGCGCCTGTTCCTCGGCGGAGCCGTGGCGGTGAGCGTGGACAGGCTGGGCCGCATCCCCCTCCCCGAGGGCTTGTGCGCTCGGGCGGGCATCACCGGCGAGGTGTTGCTCATCGGGGCCGCCACGCGGGTGGAGATATGGGATCCCGCGCGCTGGCGGGCGCTGGAGAACGAGGCCTTGGGGCGATACGAGGAGCTGGCCGAGCGGCTCGCCTGA